One genomic window of Glycine soja cultivar W05 chromosome 9, ASM419377v2, whole genome shotgun sequence includes the following:
- the LOC114367324 gene encoding protein DETOXIFICATION 34-like isoform X2 — MLAILETLNSLLSLFTKFGMSSALVTLCGQAYGAGQIQSTCIYVQRSWIILTATCIILLPIYVYATPILNFIGQDQEIADLAGRYSIQVIPYMFSCAIAFPFQTFLQSQIKVKVITCIALAVLVIQNVLLYIFINVFGWGTTGLAMVTNIIGWVYAAALVVYTIGWCKEEWTGFSWMAFRDLWSFAKLSLASSVMSCLDQWYSTCIILLAGLLDNPVIDVGSYSICFNVQGWHSMLLLGISAAISIRVSYILGKSHPRAAIYSFCVTMFQSLLLGIVFMTVIFLSKDEFAKIFTNSKDMIRAVADLAYLLGVSMVINSASHVMSGVAVGSGWQVMVGYINLACYYIVGLPIGIFLGFNQHLGVKGLWGGTMCGRILQMLVLLVIIWKTNWSKEVEQTAHRMRIWSINNLHSDAMGNVT; from the exons TTTGGTATGTCATCTGCATTGGTTACACTATGTGGCCAAGCTTATGGAGCAGGGCAAATTCAATCAACATGTATTTATGTTCAAAGATCATGGATTATACTTACTGCCACTTGTATAATCCTCTTACCTATTTATGTATACGCCACACCAATCTTAAATTTTATTGGCCAAGACCAAGAAATAGCTGATCTTGCCGGAAGATATTCTATACAAGTAATTCCCTACATGTTTTCCTGTGCAATAGCTTTTCCCTTTCAGACATTTCTTCAGTCCCAGATCAAGGTTAAAGTTATTACTTGCATAGCACTTGCTGTTTTGGTCATACAAAATGTGCTGCTTTACATCTTCATAAATGTATTTGGTTGGGGTACAACTGGCTTAGCCATGGTGACTAATATCATAGGGTGGGTTTATGCTGCGGCTTTGGTTGTGTATACCATTGGTTGGTGTAAGGAAGAATGGACTGGATTTTCATGGATGGCATTTAGGGATTTGTGGTCATTTGCTAAGTTAAGCCTTGCATCATCTGTTATGAGTTGCTTAGACCAATGGTATAGTACATGCATTATTCTCCTTGCTGGTCTACTAGACAATCCTGTGATTGATGTTGGTTCCTATTCTATTTG CTTTAATGTTCAGGGTTGGCACTCGATGCTGCTTCTTGGAATAAGTGCTGCCATAAG TATTCGTGTCTCCTATATACTTGGCAAGTCGCATCCAAGAGCAGCCATATACTCTTTCTGCGTGACAATGTTTCAGTCTCTCCTCCTCGGCATTGTTTTCATGACTGTCATTTTCTTGAGTAAAGATGAGTTTGCCAAGATCTTTACCAACAGTAAGGATATGATTCGAGCTGTTGCTGATTTAGCATACCTTCTTGGCGTATCAATGGTTATCAATAGTGCTTCACATGTGATGTCAG GCGTGGCCGTGGGGAGTGGATGGCAAGTTATGGTTGGTTACATAAACCTTGCATGTTATTACATTGTTGGACTCCCCATTGGAATTTTCCTTGGTTTCAATCAACATTTAGGGGTCAAG GGTCTCTGGGGAGGCACCATGTGTGGCAGGATTCTTCAAATGTTAGTCCTCTTAGTCATTATTTGGAAGACCAACTGGTCCAAGGAG GTGGAGCAAACAGCTCATCGCATGAGAATATGGAGCATCAACAACCTCCACTCGGATGCCATGGGAAATGTTACATGA